One part of the Anopheles coustani chromosome 2, idAnoCousDA_361_x.2, whole genome shotgun sequence genome encodes these proteins:
- the LOC131265086 gene encoding RNA-binding protein NOB1-like codes for MGETSESGQKTKFEHLVVDTSVFIKNVQVQNIAENCYTVEGVIREIKHDRQLKALAVLPYNLKVLVPDPDALAKVCAFTKKTGDFATLSLVDLEVIALTYELEARHVGVEHLQKEPKLAITLIQPNDTLSLLSKVETAGFYKSKQASPEQLNNEPSQEDSSNEEDDSGDGKNEYSEDDDEGWITPANIVQAKRGCGMNYLEEMPSSVACITSDYAIQNVLKQLGLKLATVDGQVITQTRTYILRCYACFKTTPDATKVFCPRCGNQTLKKVAVSLDTNGQQVIHINNRRPLTAKNKNRPVAKFAGGKYATNPLLYEDQPLPQQRISAKARSKTDTLAEDYTAGFSPFVMRDVNSRSAVLRGSTNLKQRIGNLEYDNKRRGYKK; via the coding sequence ATGGGTGAAACAAGCGAATCcggccaaaaaacaaaatttgagcATTTGGTTGTCGACACGTCGGTATTCATCAAGAATGTCCAGGTGCAAAACATCGCCGAAAACTGCTACACGGTGGAAGGCGTGATACGCGAAATCAAGCATGACAGACAGTTGAAGGCACTAGCGGTGCTACCCTACAACCTTAAGGTGCTGGTGCCCGATCCGGACGCGCTGGCAAAAGTTTGCGCGTTCACAAAGAAAACCGGAGACTTTGCCACGCTGTCACTCGTCGATTTGGAAGTGATCGCGCTGACATACGAACTAGAGGCCAGACACGTTGGAGTGGAGCATCTGCAAAAGGAACCAAAGCTGGCCATCACGCTAATCCAGCCGAACGACACGCTCTCCCTGCTGAGTAAGGTAGAAACGGCGGGGTTCTACAAATCGAAGCAGGCGAGCCCAGAGCAACTCAACAACGAACCGTCTCAAGAAGATTCGTCCAATGAAGAGGACGATAGTGGCGATGGCAAAAATGAGTACAGTGAGGATGACGACGAAGGCTGGATTACGCCAGCCAACATTGTGCAGGCAAAGCGTGGTTGTGGCATGAACTACCTGGAGGAGATGCCGTCGTCCGTCGCTTGCATAACGTCAGACTACGCCATACAGAACGTGCTGAAGCAGCTAGGGCTAAAGCTAGCGACGGTGGATGGCCAGGTCATCACCCAGACACGCACCTACATCCTGCGCTGCTACGCGTGCTTCAAGACGACGCCGGACGCCACGAAGGTGTTCTGTCCGCGTTGCGGCAACCAGACGCTGAAGAAGGTCGCCGTTAGCCTGGACACGAACGGTCAGCAGGTCATACACATCAACAACCGCCGGCCGCTGACGGCAAAGAACAAGAATCGACCGGTGGCCAAGTTCGCCGGCGGCAAGTACGCCACCAACCCACTGCTGTACGAGGACCAACCGCTTCCGCAGCAGCGTATCTCAGCCAAGGCACGCAGCAAGACGGATACACTGGCCGAAGACTACACCGCCGGGTTCTCGCCGTTCGTGATGCGCGACGTGAACTCACGCTCGGCGGTGCTGCGCGGTTCCACCAACCTCAAGCAGCGGATTGGAAACCTCGAATATGATAACAAACGGCGCGGCTATAAGAAGTGA